A portion of the Myripristis murdjan chromosome 13, fMyrMur1.1, whole genome shotgun sequence genome contains these proteins:
- the LOC115370517 gene encoding apolipoprotein A-I-like — MKFMALALTLLLAVGCHAASMQSDTDSQMDDSGPALIVFLEKVKNIVENALANLSDTDHEKFKDQLSNDLDMILNLIKNLTAEPYIYALSDLIKEATAAVHEFIHTEIHSLRTDLENRRISLRTVLRKHVNRILIKVDPIITDYARKHRAGIDALTAKLEPLVMEMITMLLIAQDNMKPIGETVDKLDWSLQDLRTMVETYVAVQLREAITVVEQVYNEISNNLQGIFS, encoded by the exons ATGAAATTCATGGCTCTCGCTCTCACCCTCCTGCTGGCAGTGG gctgccATGCTGCCTCCATGCAGAGTGATACAGACTCCCAGATGGATGACAGCGGACCTGCTTTGATCGTCTTCCTGGAGAAGGTGAAGAACATTGTGGAGAACGCCCTGGCCAACCTCAGTGACACCGACCATGAGAAATTCAA GGATCAGCTATCTAATGACCTGGATATGATACTCAACCTAATTAAGAACCTTACAGCTGAGCCTTACATTTACGCACTTTCTGACCTGATCAAAGAAGCCACTGCTGCTGTCCATGAGTTCATCCATACTGAAATACATAGCCTGCGCACTGACCTAGAGAACCGGCGTATTAGCCTGAGGACTGTCCTGAGGAAACATGTCAATAGGATCCTCATCAAGGTGGATCCAATCATCACCGACTATGCTAGGAAGCACAGGGCTGGCATTGACGCTCTGACGGCCAAGCTGGAGCCCCTGGTCATGGAGATGATCACAATGCTGCTCATCGCTCAGGATAACATGAAACCCATAGGGGAGACTGTGGACAAGTTGGACTGGTCCCTGCAGGACCTGAGGACAATGGTTGAAACCTATGTGGCTGTTCAGCTGAGAGAGGCCATCACCGTGGTAGAACAAGTATATAACGAAATATCAAATAACCTGCAGGGAATCTTTTCTTAG